In a single window of the Amycolatopsis sp. cg5 genome:
- a CDS encoding succinate dehydrogenase hydrophobic membrane anchor subunit: MADLALAKPRTPKRATARRSNFELYSWLFMRISGLALIILVLGHLLIMNILDGGVHRINWGFVAGRWASPFWQFWDLSMLWLAEIHGGNGLRTIIDDYARKDSTRFWLKIVLYVSMALILAVGTMVIFTFDPNIPAS, encoded by the coding sequence ATGGCTGACCTCGCACTCGCGAAGCCGCGCACCCCGAAGCGCGCCACCGCGCGCCGCAGCAACTTCGAGCTCTACAGCTGGCTGTTCATGCGCATCTCCGGTCTCGCGCTGATCATTCTGGTGCTCGGCCACCTGCTGATCATGAACATCCTCGACGGCGGCGTGCACCGGATCAACTGGGGCTTCGTCGCCGGGCGCTGGGCGTCCCCGTTCTGGCAGTTCTGGGACCTGTCGATGCTCTGGCTCGCCGAGATCCACGGTGGCAACGGCCTCCGCACGATCATCGACGACTACGCCCGCAAGGACAGCACCCGGTTCTGGCTGAAGATCGTGCTCTACGTCTCGATGGCGCTCATCCTGGCCGTCGGCACCATGGTGATCTTCACGTTCGACCCGAACATCCCGGCCAGCTGA
- the sdhC gene encoding succinate dehydrogenase, cytochrome b556 subunit gives MSTTASTATEAAASDRAGASRRKGTFYRGDPGMWSWVLHRITGVLTFFFLFVHVLDTALVRVSPNTYDQVIETYKTPIVNLLEVGLVGAVLYHALNGIRVMLVDFWEKGPKYQKPMLWTIAVIWVAVMLPGAFFMMKRTVETLFGGN, from the coding sequence ATGTCCACCACGGCTAGCACCGCCACAGAGGCGGCCGCGAGCGATCGGGCGGGTGCCTCACGCCGTAAGGGAACCTTCTACCGGGGCGACCCCGGTATGTGGTCCTGGGTGCTGCACCGCATCACCGGCGTGCTCACGTTCTTCTTCCTGTTCGTGCACGTGCTCGACACCGCGCTGGTGCGCGTGTCGCCGAACACCTACGACCAGGTCATCGAGACCTACAAGACCCCGATCGTCAACCTCCTCGAGGTCGGCCTCGTCGGCGCGGTGCTCTACCACGCGCTGAACGGCATCAGGGTCATGCTGGTCGACTTCTGGGAAAAGGGCCCGAAGTACCAGAAGCCCATGCTGTGGACCATCGCCGTGATCTGGGTCGCGGTCATGCTGCCCGGCGCGTTCTTCATGATGAAGCGCACCGTCGAGACGCTCTTCGGGGGTAACTGA
- the sdhA gene encoding succinate dehydrogenase flavoprotein subunit gives MQFHKYDVVIVGAGGAGMRAAIESGQRARTAVLTKLYPTRSHTGAAQGGMCAALANVEEDNWEWHTFDTIKGGDYLVDQDAAEIMAKEAIDAVLDLEKMGLPFNRTPEGKIDQRRFGGHTRDHGKAAVRRACYAADRTGHMILQTLYQNCVKHGTEFYNEFYVLDLVLTPDENGNPIASGVVAYELATGELHIFQAKSIVFATGGAGKIFKTTSNAHTLTGDGLGIIFRKGLPLEDMEFFQFHPTGLAGLGILISEAVRGEGGILRNADGERFMERYAPTIKDLAPRDIVARSMVQEVLQGRGCGPNKDYVVLDVTHIPEETLNAKLPDIMEFSRTYLGVDPVKEPVPVFPTCHYVMGGIPTNVHGEALRDNEHVIPGLFAAGEVACVSVHGSNRLGTNSLLDINVFGRRAGIAAAEYALAHDFVELPESPATVVEEQLALLLSEHGEERVADIRTELQRTMDSHASVYRTEETLKQALTDVQALKQRYSRITVADKGKRYNTDLLEAAELGFLLELAEVLVVGALARKESRGGHAREDYPNRDDTNFMRHTMAYKQGEGLSADIRLDYKPVTFTRYEPMERKY, from the coding sequence ATGCAGTTCCACAAGTACGACGTGGTGATCGTCGGCGCCGGTGGCGCCGGGATGCGCGCGGCCATCGAGTCCGGCCAGCGCGCCCGCACCGCGGTTCTCACCAAGCTCTACCCGACGCGGTCGCACACCGGTGCGGCGCAGGGCGGCATGTGCGCCGCGCTCGCGAACGTCGAAGAGGACAACTGGGAGTGGCACACCTTCGACACGATCAAGGGTGGCGACTACCTGGTCGACCAGGACGCCGCCGAGATCATGGCGAAGGAAGCCATCGACGCGGTGCTCGACCTCGAGAAGATGGGCCTGCCGTTCAACCGCACGCCCGAGGGCAAGATCGACCAGCGCCGCTTCGGCGGGCACACCCGTGACCACGGCAAGGCCGCGGTGCGCCGCGCCTGCTACGCCGCGGACCGCACCGGGCACATGATCCTCCAGACGCTGTACCAAAACTGCGTCAAGCACGGCACCGAGTTCTACAACGAGTTCTACGTGCTGGACCTCGTGCTCACCCCGGACGAGAACGGCAACCCGATCGCCTCTGGCGTCGTCGCCTACGAGCTGGCGACCGGCGAGCTGCACATCTTCCAGGCCAAGTCGATCGTCTTCGCGACCGGCGGCGCGGGCAAGATCTTCAAGACGACGTCGAACGCGCACACCCTCACCGGTGACGGCCTCGGCATCATCTTCCGCAAGGGCCTCCCGCTGGAGGACATGGAGTTCTTCCAGTTCCACCCGACCGGCCTCGCGGGCCTGGGCATCCTGATCTCCGAAGCCGTCCGCGGCGAGGGCGGGATCCTGCGCAACGCCGACGGCGAGCGGTTCATGGAGCGCTACGCGCCGACCATCAAGGACCTCGCGCCGCGTGACATCGTCGCGCGCTCGATGGTGCAGGAAGTGCTGCAGGGCCGCGGTTGTGGCCCGAACAAGGACTACGTGGTGCTGGATGTCACGCACATCCCCGAGGAGACGCTGAACGCGAAGCTCCCGGACATCATGGAGTTCTCGCGGACCTACCTGGGCGTCGACCCGGTCAAGGAGCCGGTGCCGGTATTCCCGACCTGTCACTACGTGATGGGCGGCATCCCCACCAACGTCCACGGCGAAGCCTTGCGCGACAACGAACACGTCATCCCCGGCCTGTTCGCCGCGGGTGAGGTCGCCTGCGTTTCGGTGCACGGCTCCAACCGCCTCGGCACCAACTCCCTGCTCGACATCAACGTGTTCGGCCGCCGCGCCGGCATCGCCGCCGCCGAGTACGCGCTGGCACACGACTTCGTCGAGCTCCCCGAGTCGCCCGCGACGGTCGTCGAGGAGCAGCTCGCGCTGCTGCTTTCCGAGCACGGCGAGGAGCGGGTGGCCGACATCCGCACCGAGCTCCAGCGCACCATGGACTCGCACGCTTCGGTGTACCGCACCGAGGAGACGCTCAAGCAGGCGCTGACCGACGTGCAGGCGCTCAAGCAGCGTTACTCGCGGATCACGGTGGCGGACAAGGGAAAGCGGTACAACACCGACCTCCTCGAGGCCGCCGAGCTCGGCTTCTTGCTTGAATTGGCCGAGGTTCTGGTCGTCGGCGCCCTGGCGCGCAAGGAGTCCCGAGGCGGCCACGCCCGCGAGGACTACCCGAACCGCGACGACACGAACTTCATGCGCCACACCATGGCCTACAAGCAGGGCGAGGGTCTCTCCGCCGACATCCGGCTCGACTACAAGCCGGTCACCTTCACCCGGTACGAACCGATGGAGCGTAAGTACTGA